The Gadus macrocephalus chromosome 3, ASM3116895v1 DNA segment GGTGAAGCGTATCTAACGGACCAGATGCTCTTCCTGATGTTTTAATTGCATTGATACAACAATTACTTCTGCTTTTATGCCTCTCTTCTTCACTCCGTTCATTCAATTATTGCAGATAACAACGACGTTATTTGCTTGACATGGTTCGGCCCACCAAACGCCAGATGAGTACCAATCCAGTGATTCGTTTTGTATTGACACTGAAAGCAAGAATAAAATATGGAATGGAAAGTGTTTAATAATACAATATTTGCCCCAGGTCCTTTTGACAGAAACCTCAAATTCATCCTCGAAACCCTGTGATGTTTGAACTGTGTGGATCAATGTGTGTAACTGAAGAATTACAAAAGGACTGATATGGGGTTTGCATTGCAGCATTACTACAGTAgtgagttagttatttattctgACCCATTTTTATAGTAACCATGGTAGGAGGTCAATAGTAAATCCTACCAGTATGAAGTTgtttaaataatacattaaagACAATGTGAAACATTCAGAGTGTATCCAGTTTCCAAGGAAATAATATTAGGTTGGGCGAGAACAGCAGTAATGTGAATTGATCATTCATATCTTGAATGGTAAAAATCGCATTCTGTCACAACATCTCTCTTGCTAACCTTTACACATCTTATCCAAATGGGGTTGTTATTGGTTTAAATATAATGCTTCCGCCTTAGACTCTGTGAAACTATTATAAAGAGACTTCAAGAAGGAGATAAATTCATGTGTGAATGAAGTTATTTAATTGATGACTTGCTTTTCTGAAGAGGTGCACTCTATTAGTGGGCAAATGAATAAAGGGTAAAAAGGTCATTTTTCTTTTCATAAGGTCGTTAACAAGCTCTACATATAAATAGCTTCTGGAAAAAGGAGAGTGTAGCTTTTTAATACCATTATATAATTGAAATAATTAAAGATATTGGGGGTAATTTCGAATTTAATCTGTTTGTCTGAGTTAAACATAAttcctccacctcaccttcGATTCTAAAGCCTATGATGCACTTCGAGCAAAACGTTTAAATCAAAATAAATGCTGCTTGACAGTCATAAGCCATCTAGTCAATGACAGTAAAAATATAGATATCTGATGAAACTGGAATGTGAGGCATAGAACCGCAAATGGTTGCTTTCAGACTGAAACCAATGAACCCATTTATGTTAAATGCTTTGAATGAACTAAGTCCCCTGCTGCATAGGCCTCAATGCTTCCGTGCTGAAATACAACATTCGGAGCCCCATTCAACAATTCCACTATACAAAAGGATGGCAACTTGTAGATTTGAAGTGATTGTGCATTAAAACTCATGCATCAACATTCCTGACAAGAATCCTTGAGGAGGATTTTCCAACAAATAGTCGTAATAATAAGTGCAGCAACGTTGGCAAACATACAATGTATCAATAGGGGCTGGCTGGCTCTGTTGGGTAAAGAACTGCTGGTGAAGTGGCTGTTTTCCTGTTAAGCTCTTCACTGATCAACTATAGTCTGTGCCCCGGGAACGCTATCCCCATCAAATGACTCAGCAAAGGACCATTAGAGAGTCAGAAGTACAAATTACAATAAGCCTCCAAGACCAGCTTTTCTCTCCTTCTTGATGAATAACAACTCTCCAAACCTCACACCATTCTTGCTGCCTTCCGAAGATCGGTGACTACAGAGACAGGCCCGGTCCACATACATCAGCGTGGTAGGTAACCACCACCACGGTCGTACTCACATGCTAACCCAGTCCAACGATGGCTATCTGTCATCAACAGGGCCCCCCCCGGCCAAATGTTTGCCAGTGGATACACTGGGGCTGCTCCGTCTTACGCAGCGTCGGCAGTCTAACAGTTTGAACTGACTTCAGAGAGCATCTCAGACTCAAAGTCGATAGCAGCCCGCTTGTCTGATGGCATCTGtccgcatatgtgtgtgtgtgtgtgtgtgtgtgtgtgtgcttgtgtgtgtttgtgtgagtgtgcgagagagtgtgtgtgtgtgtgtgtgtgtgtgtgtgtgtgtgtgtgtgtgtgtgtgtgtgtgtgtgtgtgtgtgtgtgtgtgtgtgtgtgtgtgtgtgtgtgtgtttgtgtgtggccagGCTTCCAGTGATCTAGGTAGGGACCTGCTTAACTATCCGATCCCTGTTATTAAGCATATAAAATGTGATCATGCATTTTTTCCTAATTTCTTTAAACAAAACTGTTCATTTACAAACCCCCATTGGAAGGCTACTTCGCCTCTGCCTTAATCTAACTAATCCTCTATGCGCCACAAAATGCAATAATATTGTTTCGACTGATTAGTCTTGGATTCATTACTTTAGTACCGAGTGGTGCATGTAACAGAGCCATACATTACTGAAATATGCCATGGTGAGATGGTATCAACTCCATTCTAATTACTTCTAATTACTTATTATCTACATCAGATTTCGCATTCCTTATCGTTCAAATACAATATTGATATCCGTAGATGTCCTACAAAAAAGGAATGTACTTTTGCCGGCGTGTTTCCTCCATCTAACTTGTTGTCTTGTACACCTCGACACATCCTCATTTGCATAGAAAGCCGGATCTCAGGTTTCAGGAAGGGGACGCGCTGCTTGCAGGCGTTCGGGGTGTCAGAGTCCTGGCAgggaggtgctggtggagtTCTGCACCTCAACATGTCTCCTTTGACTCTACGTCTCCCTTTGCCTGCCACTAGGCCTGAGTCTCGCTTCGGAATTGTTCTCATTACCCctcgaaccacacacacacatgcctgcacgCATGGACTCCCATGCATAagtacatgcacgcacacacacacacacacgtaaaggtgtagacaaacacacacatgctcatgcacacacacacacacacacacacacacacacacacacacacacacacacacacacacacacacacacacacacacacacacacacacacacacacacacacaaacacacacacaggagtcatCTAAGTGCAGACAGTTGAAATGTGTTTCGTTGCCACAAGCCAAGTAATAATTACTCTGATAGGAAGATAGTCTATAATCCAGTCAGCTCCATGACGTCTCCTACCCTAACATTTATCTGtgtggtagacagacagacagatagcggaatataaagaaaaagaaagctgGATAACGTGATCATGCGTGACCACCGCATTCATAACACTGAAACCTGTCATTCGCTATATAAATGTATCGCGCGAGAGCGTTCCCATTGGACATGTTTAATTATGCGGTGCAACAGCGCCGCTTAGAGGCTCATTAACCAGCCGCGCGACGCGCGCCTCTCCGAGCGCTTTTCCCGAAGTTGATCGTGTGCACCGGCTTACCGCTTACCTTCAGTGTCACAAAGCGTGGCTGCGGCAGGTCTGTGGTCGCGGAGGTGGAGTACCCTCGTGTGGGTCCGTACCGCGAAGCTTCCGTTTTACCGGTGAGGTACAGGGGCCCGGCGCACAGGCGACCACTGCGACGAGCCGCTCGTCTGTTGACATGTTCCCCGAGTCCTCTCACGGCGTCAGCAGAACCAGAGGAAAAGTGTTCAAATGTGATCTGGAGACAAACAACAGACATGGACATATAGGGCTAATGCTGCAGATCACATTGCAGAAGGTAGTGGACTTGTTGAATGCGTGGCCGTGttgatatataaaaaaaaaaagacctgtTTGCTCAGCGATGGGTCTGTTCCTGTGTGACACATGGATActatatttatctattttaACACGCTTGAAGACCAAGGCTGATATCGCATCGAAcgatggttttgtgtgtgtgtgtgtgtgtgtgtgtgtgtgtgtgtgtgtgtgtgtgtgtgtgtgtgtgtgtgtgtgtgtgtgtgtgtgtgtgtgtgtgtgtgcgtgtgtgtgtgtgtgtgtgtgtgtgtacgtgggcaCCTAGGAATGTNNNNNNNNNNNNNNNNNNNNNNNNNNNNNNNNNNNNNNNNNNNNNNNNNNNNNNNNNNNNNNNNNNNNNNNNNNNNNNNNNNNNNNNNNNNNNNNNNNNNCAATGGCCAATGGTCCATGATTGCACACCAATGAGGACTCTatatttttctttgtgtgtgactCTCTCTGCACCACAACAAACATGAGAAATAGGATTCTTCTGCCCATGTCTGGCAATTGAGTTACTGGGAGAACTGCACACATACGCAATAACCCCAGTGCATTCTTTCCCAGAGTTTTTCGAACTTGCGCATAAGAAGCAGCAGGAAATATCACATTATCGTCTTCGTTTCATAAATATttggggggagaaaaaaaagtttaattCGATTTTTGCTGTTATGAATTTCcaagttatgtttaaaaaaggtGTTACGATATAGCGATACAAGTTGTAGCTTTTGTTAGTCGTAGTATGATGCCTGACATTGACTTTGGGGTAGTCTTATTAACAAAAGAAGTGGACAGATTCCCGCCAATCAGACACAAGCAATCCTGATTGTATCCACAACTGGCCACAATGCCAGGTCATTAGATGATGTATTAACTACATGGCTCAGCATCCATCAAGCCATGTTAGCTATTGTATCCTCCATCGTCCTATTGTTCCTCTGTCTGAGATGCATCTCTCTTTGTCTTCAAGGCAACTCGCTCATGCCACCGAAGGGACCCGGTCTCTATGGCAACTCCGGGTTCATGTCATTGACCGGGCGACACAAAGACCTCCTTAACAATGTTGCGCCGTTCCCCGGGCAACCCAAAGGCCCCGGCCTCAAGACCAGCCCCAACAAACCCCAGCTCTCCGTCACCAACGACAACGGAACAACCGGCTGGCCGCGCCCGCGGCCCCGCCTCCAAGCCGCGGAACCTGTGGAAGAAAAGCGTGGAGACCCTGAAGACCCAGCCCGCCGCCACCTCCCCGGGGGCCGGGCCCGGGTCCGGGCCGGGGCCCAGGTCGtccccgggccccgcccccggacCCGGCCCGGCGCCGATGAAGAGCCAGCGCTACCTTCCGGAAGACGGCATCCACTCGGATATGTCGGAGTGCTCCAGCCGCCCGCCCTCGCACAAGGACTCGGACGGCATGGGGACGAGGGGCGGATTCAAACCGCCCAATCAGCTGAGGAAGAGGGGCGCCGGAGTCGGCGGGGGCGGAGTCGGCGGGGGCGGAGTCGGCGGGGGCGGTCAATCCAAGATCTACTCCATCGACTCGGACCAGGCCAGCCTCCACTCGGCCCCCATGTACCAGCGGGACAGCCAGCAGGGGGGTCCGACGACCACGGCTACCCCCCGGACCTCTTCTCCCCCGACAGCACCCACTCCACCAGATGGAGGCGCCCATGCTGCAGCTGAACGCCGGCCTGCTGCACCACAGCCACAGCGCCGAGGCCGACCTGCACTCCCTGAAGGACAAGAAGTACAGCACCTACAAGCACATCAGGTAGCCCGGCCGGACACGAGGAGCGCGCCGACCTACCCGTCTGCCAATCTAGGCCTCCTCGATTATGGACAAAATCAGAATCAGGATTACTTTGGTCAATATTTAAATGATTGAGTTTTAGAGTTTTTTAGAGTTTGACATCATGATGCATtgattcagcatttctctctaagaaaaaacactttgttaatgagaactttgaaatttgcCCTTTGAAAATTACACGAAATGTAAATTCCGAAAATAATGTGCAAATATGTAACTAGCTATTGTGCATTTTctctaaaacatttaatgaataaaataagtaTACTAAAATACCaaaagaataagaaaaaaatcgtttcaactcgattattTTACTTTGGAGATCGTTTCACCCAAAAAtagaaatcgcgatcaaaattggATCGATTGCACAGCCCTGTTCCAATGTCCCCCATGGTTAACGACGCCTCTTCCTGTacgcccctccctctcccatccaGCGCCAAGGACAAAGTGGGAGGTTCCATGGAGTCCCccgtgggggcggggccgggggtccCGGGCGGCCGGCCCACCCACTGCCGCTCCTGCCTGGCCAAGCTGGGGGGCTACTCGGGCCTGTACACGGTGCGCTCGCCCCAGGGCCGCTGCGACGCCTGCACCCACCTGGGCAACCTCTACGACATCCGCGAGGACCAGCTGCACGGCCACTACGCCCACGCCCACCAAccccacggcggcggcggcggcggcggcggcggcgacatGTTCACCCACTACCTGCCCCAGAGCGAGCTGGGGATGGTGGGCGAGGGGGACGGGCTGGTCAGCCACCTGGAGCCCCCCGCCTCCCCGGGCCCCCCGCTGCTCCTCAGCCACTCGGCCTCCGCCCAGCACCTCCAGCAGCTGAACCGCCAGCACTCCTACGAGAACCTGCTGCCCGACGGCCTGGCCGAGAGGCACCTGCAGGCCCAGATGCGCAAGCTGAGCATGTCGGACCGGGACCGGGACGGGACGCTGGAGGAGGGCGCCTACGCCAACGTGCTGACCATGCGCTCCGACCGGCCGTACAGCAACCACAGCCCGCCGTCGCCCTCGCCGTCCCACCACCACAGCCTGGACGCCCCCGTCCCCCTGCCCCGGCGCTCCAAGAGCCTCTTCCCCGACCGGCCCTCTCACAACCCCTTCCTGCAGTCGGCGCCCGGCACGGCCAAGCGAGACCCCGCCCCCCAGACCCTGGCGCACATGTCCCAGCGCAACTCGGCCCACGAGCTCTACAAGCAGCTCATGCCGCTGTCGCTGACCCTGGGGAACCCCGGCAACCACCACGGCAACCAGCACGCCGTGCACGTCAACCACGTCACCCAGCAGGGCGGCCACGGGAACCAGTACGGCGGGGGCCACGGCGGCCAGCACGGCGGCGGGGGGCTCATGGAGCAGCAGCTGTTCTACGCCCAACAGGAACCCCCCATGGTGGCCTACATGGTGCCGCCCGCCGCCTCTCAGCCAATGAGCTACGTCACCGCGCCCCGAGCCTCCAGCGCCGGGAACAACCGGCCACGCCTTTACCGCCGAATGCCCAGCATCGAGTCCGAcgtctgagtctctctctaacacacacacacacacacacacacacacacacacatgcacacatgcgcatgcacacgcacgcacgcgctcgcgcgcacatgcacagacacacacccacacacgcgtgcacgcacaAGGCGGACACAAGAACACGATGCACGCACTCACTGTTCCTCCTCGCCTCATGTGTACAAAAGAACAACCCCCACACTGACGTGCCCGTACACGTGCATGCAgaggaggcgtgtgtgtgtgtgggagtgtgtgtgcgtgtttgtgtgtgtgtgtgtgtgtgtgtgtgtgtgtgtgcggtgtgtgtgtgtgtgtgtgtgtgtgtgtgtgtgtgtgtgtgtgtgtgtgtgtgtgtgtgtgtgtgtgtgtgtgtgtgtacgtgactGGACAGGACCGGGGCATCTCTGATTCAGAGCGTACATTCGGCACACATTggaaaacacaccaacacacagagaaaaaccaCGCttgccaaaacaaacacatcagtGAACCGACGGATGTGTGATCGATACAGGGTCAGAGCACCGGGCATCTTGTGTTACGGTGACCTCCATCGGGGGGGTGGATGAGGCACCAGGGTGCCCAGGGAAACACACTGCCGAGGGGGGTGGGCGAGTGTGTGAGCTTGGGCGCCGGAGGCATGGGCCGCCGCTGGTGCCGGGCGGGGAGGTCGTACCTGGACAGCGGAggagtccccccccctccgtcagaaggagcaggaggtccTTGAGCGCGGAGGACCAGTGTGTCCGTGTCTTTAACCTCCGCGGCCCGGAGTCAAAGGGTGGGAAAGGAGCGCAGATGTTTCGGCGGCATCTGCAAGGAACGAAGATGAAACCCGATCTGAAGCTCCCGCGCCCACGCTCCTTCTCGCCGCTCCTTCTCCACTTCTGTCTCCGCCTCCGCCTCTGAGTTCACACGCCGCACCGCTGACTGATCCGCTCCCTTCTTCTCTGTGCGGCACCGTTCCGTTGCACGAAGATCACTACGGTTCGGCCATTTGTTTGAGCCTTCAAACTGTGCTGCCAGCATGGCATGAGAACGTctgaacccctccccccccccttccccccgcaGAATGGATCCCGCTTCTTCACTGTCGGACAGCATTTGTACTTCTTACAGCTTAAACGCCACCGTTCTTGAAATGGTTTTGCTGCCGGAAAAGGGGTCCAGTTCCTAACTAGGGATGTGCAAAcaatagaaaacacacacactcacacacacacacaaacacacacacacacacacacacacacacacacacacacacacacacacacacacacacacacacacacacacacacattcacacatacacacaaacacatacacacaaggtgTCAGTCTGGGGATGTCTCGTAAAGAGAACAGCACTGTTGACGGGTTGTCGCTGA contains these protein-coding regions:
- the grin2ab gene encoding glutamate receptor ionotropic, NMDA 2A, encoding MEAPMLQLNAGLLHHSHSAEADLHSLKDKKYSTYKHISAKDKVGGSMESPVGAGPGVPGGRPTHCRSCLAKLGGYSGLYTVRSPQGRCDACTHLGNLYDIREDQLHGHYAHAHQPHGGGGGGGGGDMFTHYLPQSELGMVGEGDGLVSHLEPPASPGPPLLLSHSASAQHLQQLNRQHSYENLLPDGLAERHLQAQMRKLSMSDRDRDGTLEEGAYANVLTMRSDRPYSNHSPPSPSPSHHHSLDAPVPLPRRSKSLFPDRPSHNPFLQSAPGTAKRDPAPQTLAHMSQRNSAHELYKQLMPLSLTLGNPGNHHGNQHAVHVNHVTQQGGHGNQYGGGHGGQHGGGGLMEQQLFYAQQEPPMVAYMVPPAASQPMSYVTAPRASSAGNNRPRLYRRMPSIESDV